Proteins co-encoded in one Taeniopygia guttata chromosome 4, bTaeGut7.mat, whole genome shotgun sequence genomic window:
- the C4H4orf54 gene encoding uncharacterized protein C4orf54 homolog: MDAPGQRPASPRAGPEGAPAERDPSTSPSSNPGPEATIQEEEEAAYVEIRVSPQEPKENRQKPELAPAGGAEGASGPAPDSGAGGTGDGDSVSGGPPGEEARPASLDHGRDRPPSPAAAVCGADAGSGSVEAAGSGGTLEAGGCPESSSSSCPSPVTKADDFPAMGDPTSTEGKTSSSSFGYESEVEDEVAGRKATPPGAPPGTPPGGGRDEAHYISTQEIQLSEVDHDMDFDAGLAARWDFEDNNVIYSFVDYASFGSDETPGDTLTEEEENSCYLSTTTSDPNNQTDSIDNTSSTEIVSLTSEHDTPGGDKRASSGESQSKQPGRPGGSPGAQLLLSIKAASRAINESSNVHGKQNTVYAAKHEGDMSLRVAAAPDRSASLKQDAVRDHAKKFIAVPARLQTRCGAARAGEHSSGASSAVSELDDADKEVRNLTARAFRSLAYPYFDTLRPGSRASSASLSDNALGINRWSTYLDLKCGSLGPRAEPSLLRSGRSQTKALEFVVSKLDGEIAHVETPRRLRAGSRVVTLLDLGDAAEAGEPPAAEGGGKGSSKKSRFASSLLKNVISKKMQLEHEFKMERGEITDTSYTGPGAGREPEPTGGSAGRERHREGGVQRQNSRHSEGGSDCTAAPAEDAAEGGGGPSPASKASTPREGNRSLDRALSEELCEVKRSASEAIKATFLRSQNSAFRSWKEREAERKEERAPVGKLKLSPKHDWRADLGEISAGKCTKMSRLFVPAIQHTPREKEPGKRATKCSAAAAAVSSDSGGAAATSPPAAKPKAPEIKISLGSLQQPRDAAFSIAQLLTPQIAGRPPEEGRGLPLKPLKAGDGPDKVPQFLVRDVRDSKYRAQGILHQVRDVRKLIKSSYSADSGDNSSDKGSGASEQGGPEQKPQQQQQQLVIAGVPRSLSPVVITCQAVGHTGNKPTEAGAKAAGRAPACPPEGTVLVHRTSGRLPVATIAPNKSDARQPAVLKIVSKSSAPWRHQPPPPPPPERGRAPEEDPREESKAAPVQNALEKLTAAVRSMEELYSFNKREWKRKSDPLPITDSHVLSLIASQERGAGSRPAAAAAPPPPPPADKAEEPSGKGPSSERLPRRLSNSTADKVSAKAAAFESLARQRQRGPPAPRAEPSAAPRALLTLRGAGGAAAPAPAKLPSEGGLRGPAPPRSPRLPAGGGGDAERGPDCGNYLSLPLKATAEPGSPPSAGATEGGGVRPSPVSASAAAAALCSLQPFGTSKQTSPRPPPGPPPAEEPPAAAPPPAEGPPAALYRPPLPFAALPGAAPPPLLCFSPSVPAAATATEPFPQTQRKVLLDVSTGQYYLVDTPVQQPLKRRLFDPETGQYVEVPVPQQPAVAPVPLPLSPLALNAGAYGATYMLYPGLLPAATVLPAGALQRPLSHSGSDGSAPAEPGSPAAPEAAFAESPYYVATSKGPPPPRHGAAEAKPVISITAPATGPRIVAPPSFDGTTMRFVVEHR; this comes from the coding sequence ATGGACGCGCCCGGCCAGCGGCCCGCCAGCCCCCGAGCCGGCCCGGAGGGCGCGCCGGCCGAGCGGGACCCGAGCACAAGCCCGAGCTCCAACCCTGGCCCGGAGGCGACCatccaggaggaggaggaggcggcgtACGTGGAGATCCGCGTCTCGCCGCAGGAGCCGAAGGAGAACCGCCAGAAGCCCGAACTGGCCCCGGCCGGCGGCGCGGAGGGAGCGTCCGGTCCCGCACCGGACAGCGGAGCCGGGGGCACCGGGGATGGCGACTCGGTCAGCGGCGGACCCCCGGGGGAGGAAGCGAGGCCAGCATCCTTGGACCACGGGCGGGATCGCCCTCCTTCCCCGGCGGCGGCGGTATGCGGCGCTGATGCCGGCTCCGGCTCCGTGGAagcggcggggagcggcgggacGCTGGAGGCGGGGGGCTGCCCGGagtcctcctcttcctcctgcccttCGCCCGTGACCAAAGCGGACGACTTTCCCGCAATGGGCGACCCTACGTCGACGGAGGGCAAAACCTCCTCGTCGTCCTTCGGCTACGAAAGCGAAGTGGAGGATGAGGTCGCGGGGCGCAAGGCGACTCCCCCCGGCGCCCCCCCGGGCACCCCTCCCGGCGGCGGCCGCGATGAGGCGCACTATATCAGCACGCAGGAGATCCAGCTCAGCGAGGTGGACCACGACATGGACTTCGACGCGGGGCTGGCCGCCCGCTGGGACTTCGAGGATAACAACGTGATCTACTCCTTCGTTGACTACGCCTCCTTCGGGAGCGACGAGACCCCGGGGGACACGCTgacggaggaggaggagaataGCTGCTACCTTAGCACGACCACCAGCGACCCCAACAACCAGACGGACAGCATCGACAACACCAGCAGCACCGAGATCGTCAGCCTTACCTCCGAACACGACACCCCCGGCGGGGACAAGCGCGCCAGCTCGGGGGAAAGCCAGTCCAAGCAGCCCGGCCGCCCCGGCGGGAGCCCGGGTGCCCAGCTTCTCCTATCAATCAAAGCCGCTTCCCGGGCTATAAATGAGTCTAGCAACGTGCACGGAAAGCAAAACACTGTTTACGCTGCCAAGCATGAAGGCGACATGAGTCTCCGTGTCGCCGCGGCTCCCGACCGCAGCGCGAGTTTAAAACAGGATGCGGTCCGCGACCACGCGAAAAAGTTCATCGCGGTGCCCGCGCGGCTGCAGACGCGCTGCGGGGCCGCCAGGGCAGGGGAACACTCGAGCGGCGCCTCCAGCGCCGTCAGCGAGTTGGACGATGCCGACAAAGAGGTGCGAAACCTTACGGCCAGGGCTTTCCGCAGCCTGGCGTACCCCTATTTCGACACCCTGCGCCCCGGCTCCCGCGCCTCCTCCGCCTCCCTATCCGACAATGCCCTGGGCATCAACCGCTGGTCCACCTACCTGGACCTCAAGTGCGGCAGTCTGGGGCCGAGAGCCGAGCCCAGCCTGCTGCGCTCCGGCCGCTCGCAGACCAAAGCCCTCGAGTTCGTGGTCAGCAAGCTCGACGGGGAGATCGCCCATGTCGAAACGCCGCGGCGGCTGCGGGCGGGCTCCCGGGTGGTGACCCTGCTGGACCTCGGCGATGCCGCCGAGGCCGGGGAGCCGCCGGCGGCGGAGGGCGGCGGGAAGGGGTCCAGCAAGAAGTCCAGGTTCGCCTCCAGCCTCCTCAAAAACGTCATCTCCAAGAAGATGCAGCTGGAGCACGAGTTCAAGATGGAGCGGGGCGAGATCACCGACACTTCCTACACCGGGCCGGGCGCGGGCCGGGAGCCTGAACCCACCGGCGGCAGTGCCGgccgggagcggcaccgggagggcGGCGTGCAGCGGCAGAACTCCCGGCACTCGGAGGGCGGCTCGGACTGCACCGCGGCGCCGGCGGAGGATGCGGCCGAGGGCGGCGGGGGCCCCTCTCCGGCCTCCAAGGCGTCGACGCCCCGCGAGGGGAACCGCAGCCTGGACCGGGCGCTGTCGGAGGAGCTGTGCGAGGTGAAGCGCAGCGCCTCGGAGGCCATCAAGGCCACCTTCCTCCGCAGCCAAAACAGCGCCTTCAGGTCCTGGAAGGAGCGGGAGGCGgaaaggaaggaggagagggCGCCCGTCGGTAAGCTGAAACTCTCTCCCAAGCACGACTGGCGAGCCGACCTGGGCGAGATCTCTGCCGGCAAGTGCACCAAGATGTCCCGCCTGTTCGTCCCCGCCATTCAGCACACCCCTCGGGAGAAGGAACCCGGCAAGAGGGCGACCAAGTGctccgccgcggccgccgccgtgTCCTCGGACTCCGGCGGCGCTGCCGCCACCTCGCCCCCCGCCGCCAAGCCCAAAGCCCCCGAGATCAAGATCAGCCTGggcagcctgcagcagccccgggACGCCGCTTTCAGCATCGCCCAGCTGCTGACACCGCAGATCGCAGGCCGGCCGCCGGAGGAGGGCAGGGGACTGCCGCTCAAGCCTCTCAAGGCCGGCGACGGCCCCGACAAAGTGCCACAGTTCCTGGTGCGCGACGTGAGGGACAGCAAGTACAGAGCCCAGGGGATCCTCCACCAGGTACGGGACGTGCGGAAGCTCATCAAAAGCTCCTACAGCGCTGATTCGGGAGATAACAGCAGCGACAAGGGCAGCGGCGCCTCCGAGCAAGGCGGCCCGGAGCAgaagccccagcagcagcagcagcagctggtcaTCGCCGGTGTCCCCCGGTCGCTCTCCCCCGTGGTCATCACCTGCCAGGCGGTCGGCCACACCGGCAACAAGCCCACCGAGGCGGGGGCCAAGGCGGCGGGCAGGGCGCCCGCCTGCCCCCCGGAGGGCACCGTGCTGGTGCACCGCACCTCGGGCAGGCTGCCAGTGGCCACCATCGCCCCCAACAAGAGCGATGCTCGCCAGCCGGCTGTGCTCAAGATCGTTTCCAAATCCTCTGCGCCCTGGCGGCaccagccgccgccgccgccgccccccgagAGGGGCCGGGCACCGGAGGAGGACCCGCGGGAGGAAAGCAAGGCAGCGCCGGTGCAGAACGCGCTGGAGAAGCTGACGGCGGCGGTGCGGAGCATGGAGGAGCTCTACAGCTTCAACAAGCGCGAGTGGAAGCGCAAGAGCGACCCTCTGCCCATCACCGACAGCCACGTTCTCTCCCTTATCGCCAGCCAGGAGCGGGGTGCCGGGTCCCGacccgccgccgctgccgctccgcccccgccgccgccggcggacAAGGCGGAGGAGCCGTCGGGCAAGGGGCCGAGCAGCGAGCGGCTGCCCCGCCGCCTCTCCAACAGCACCGCCGACAAGGTCTCGGCCAAGGCGGCCGCCTTCGAGAGCCTGGCCCGGCAGCGGCAGCGCGGCCCGCCGGCGCCCCGCGCCGAGCCCtccgccgccccccgcgccctcCTCACACTccgcggggcgggcggagccgcggcccccgCGCCGGCCAAGCTCCCCTCCGAGGGCGGCCTGCggggcccggcgccgccgcgcTCCCCTCGGCTgcccgcgggcggcggcggcgatgCCGAGCGCGGCCCCGACTGCGGGAACTATCTGTCCCTGCCGCTGAAGGCGACCGCCGAGCCCGGCTCCCCCCCGTCCGCGGGGGCGACGGAGGGCGGCGGCGTCCGCCCCAGCCCGGTGTCTGCgtcggcggcggcggcagcgctgTGCAGCCTGCAGCCCTTCGGCACGTCCAAGCAGACCAGCCCCAGACCGCCCCCCGGACCCCCGCCCGCCGAGgagccccccgccgccgccccgccgcccgccgagGGTCCGCCCGCCGCCCTGTACCGCCCGCCGCTGCCCTTCGCCGCCCTGCCCGGCGCCGCGCCGCCTCCGCTGCTCTGCTTCTCGCCCTCCGTGCCCGCCGCGGCCACAGCGACCGAGCCCTTCCCGCAGACGCAGCGCAAGGTGCTGCTGGACGTGAGCACCGGGCAGTACTACCTGGTGGACACGCCCGTGCAGCAGCCCCTCAAGCGGCGCCTCTTCGACCCCGAGACCGGGCAGTACGTGGAGGTgccggtgccccagcagccGGCCGTGGCTCCCGTCCCGCTGCCCCTCTCGCCCCTGGCCCTCAATGCCGGTGCCTATGGCGCCACGTACATGCTCTACCCCGGGCTCCTGCCCGCCGCCACCGTGCTGCCCGCCGGCGCCCTGCAGCGCCCGCTGTCGCACTCGGGCAGCGATGGCAGCGCCCCGGCAGAGCCcggcagccccgccgcgccggAGGCAGCTTTTGCCGAGAGCCCCTACTACGTGGCTACCAGCAAgggcccgccgccgccgcggcacGGGGCGGCCGAGGCCAAGCCGGTCATCAGCATCACAGCGCCGGCCACCGGCCCTCGCATCGTCGCGCCGCCCTCCTTCGACGGCACCACCATGCGCTTTGTGGTGGAGCACCGGTGA